From the Streptococcus sp. 29887 genome, one window contains:
- a CDS encoding helix-turn-helix domain-containing protein has translation MLPQNNSPLLLNRQQAAELLGIDPKSFDKYIRSHPDFQCFMVGKQERYLKSKLVKFIESHCD, from the coding sequence ATGTTACCTCAAAATAATTCTCCTCTTCTGTTAAATAGACAACAAGCAGCGGAACTACTTGGAATAGATCCTAAATCATTTGATAAGTACATCAGAAGTCACCCAGACTTTCAATGCTTTATGGTAGGAAAACAAGAGCGCTATTTGAAGTCAAAACTGGTTAAATTTATTGAAAGCCACTGCGATTGA